DNA sequence from the Chitinophaga flava genome:
CCGCCATTGAAGACGTAATTGCCGGTGCAGCCAACCAGGCCGGGGAAGACAATCGTAATGTGGCCCGTATGTCCGCTTTGCTGGCAGGACTGCCCGTAACGGTGGCAGGCAATACCGTAAACCGTTTATGTGCTTCCGGTATGCAGGCCATTATGGATGCTGCCCGGGCTGTAATGTGTGGAGAAGGAGAGGTGTACCTGGCTGGTGGCGTGGAAAGCATGACCCGTGCGCCTTTTGTAATGGGTAAGGCAGACGGGCCTTTCAGCCGTAAGTCGGAGATGTTCGATACCACCCTTGGCTGGCGTTTTACAAATAAAGCCCTGGCCGACCTCTATCATCCTTATTCCATGGGAGAAACGGCCGAAAATGTAGCACGGCAATGGAAGATAGGAAGGGAGGAACAGGACCTGTTTGCCCTGAACAGTCAGCAGCGCTATGCAGCAGCACAACAGGCTGGCCGCTGGAATGATGAAATCATACCGGTTACCATTACGCTCAACAAAGAAGAGCAGGTGATTTCCAGGGATGAGCACCCACGGGAGACAACCCTGGAGAAGCTGGCATCGTTGCGCCCGGCTTTCGCCAAAGATGGTTCGGTGACGGCAGGTAATTCCTCCGGTATCAATGATGGCGCGGCTGCCGTGATGATTGTTTCTGAGAAAGCGCTGCAAAGATTTAACCTGAAGCCGCTGGCGATGGTGCGTGCTATCGGAGTGGCAGGCGTAGACCCTTCCATCATGGGTGTAGGTCCTATACCTGCTACCAGGAAGGCATTGCAAAGGGCAGGCCTCACAATAGATCAGTTACACCTGGCCGAATTCAACGAAGCTTTTGCGGTACAGGTGCTGGCATGTATGCGTGATCTGTCTGTTAATCCTGATATAGTGAATGTAAACGGTGGTGCTATTGCGATAGGACACCCGCTGGGCTGTAGTGGAGCACGTATTACCGCTACCTTGCTACATGAGATGAAACGCCGTCCGGAAGCACGGTATGGCCTTGCTACTATGTGTATTGGCGTAGGGCAGGGGGCTGCGATGGTTTTTGAAAAATGCTGAGGACTGACCTAAAAATAACGAGCGGTCGGACATTACATCCGGCCGCCCGCTGCTGGCAAGCAAAAAAAAGGGTCGTTCATAGACAAATTTGCTTCTCCGTCATCATCTTCCGGAGATTGATCAGGCCATACCGCATACGACCCAAGGCGGTATTGATGCTCACTTGCGTGAGATCTGCAATTTCTTTAAAGCTGAGTTCTGCGTAATGTCGGAGGATAATGACTTCACGTTGTTCTTCCGGTAACATATCCAGCATAATCCGGACACGGTCGTGGCTCTGGCGGGTAATGATTTTATCTTCTACACAGGCATCGCTGAATCCCAGCACATCGAATATATCTTTATCGTCGCCGGTTTTGATCATCGGCGTCCGTTTTATTTTTCTAAAGTGGTCTACACACAGGTTGTGCGCAATACGCATGGCCCAAGGTAAAAACTTCCCTTTCTCCGTATAACGTTCAGCCCTGATAGTGTCGATGATTTTGATGAAAGTATCCTGGAAAATATCTTCCGCCAGAAAGGAATCCTTCACAAGCAATAAGATAGAAGTGTACACCTTGTCTTTATGACGGTGAACCAATTCCTCCAATGCTGAAGTGTGTCCTTTCTTAAAAAGGGTAATCAACTGCTCGTCGCACAATTTGTACATTATTTGCATAAACTTCTACAACTAGAACGGGTTAGTAAATAAATACTGACTTTACAGCCTGTTGGTTGTTTAAATTGAGTAGAGTTTATGCGATAGTGAGCAGTTTAAAGCGTTAAAGATTTCGTTACTTATTCCAAGGTATAGAACAGGTTCTCTGCAAATATAAAAGAATACTTCAATAAAACAAATAATCCAGATAGCTTTTTAGCGCACGCATATTAGCTTTTAGCCTGTTTGGGGTCTCCTTTTCCGGTTAATTTTCTATTAGGATTTGCGGGGCTAATTACTATTCAACTAACATCTTTTCCCTTAAATTTGTTCTGTCATGGCAACAAAAACTAAGAAAAAAGAAACCATCATTGATCCTCAGCAGGTTAACCCTCAGGACAATATCTTCATAAAAGGCGCGAGGGTCCACAATCTTAAGAATGTGAGCGTCTCCATTCCCCGCAATAAAATGGTAGTGGTGACTGGTGTCTCGGGTTCGGGAAAATCCTCCCTCACAATGGATACACTGTATGCTGAAGGACAACGTCGTTATGCGGAGAGCCTCAGTGCCTACGCACGCCAGTTCCTCATGCGTATGAACAAACCGGATGTTGACTACATTAAAGGCATCTGTCCGGCCATCGCTATCGAGCAGAAGGTGATCACCCGCACGCCCCGTTCTACTGTAGGCTCTATGACAGAGATCTACGATTATCTCCGGCTGCTGTTTGGCCGCATAGGGAAAACCTATTCCCCTGTGTCTGGGCAGCTGGTGAAAAAACATGAGGTAAGCGATGTGGTGGACTTTATCACCACGCTGAAGCATGGCAGCAAAGTATTGCTGCTGGTGCCCTTCCGTCGTCATGCCAAACGTGATGTGAAAGAAGAGCTCAACATCCTCATGCAGAAAGGTTTCTCCCGACTGTATTCTCCTGCAGCGGAAGGAAACGGACTGCTGCGCATCGAAGAGCTGATAGAGCAGAAAAAACCTGCTGTACCGGCAGATGCATGGGTGCTCATAGACAGGTTGGTAACCAAGGATTTTGAGGAGGATGATAAACATCGTATAGCCGATAGCGTGCAGACAGCTTTTTACGAGAGCGAAGGCGATTGCTACGTGGAAGTGGATGGTAAAAATATCACCCACTTTGCGAATCGTTTTGAACTGGACGGTATCCAGTTTGAAGAGCCGGTACCTAACCTGTTCTCTTTCAACAACCCTTACGGCGCCTGTCCTACCTGTGAAGGATTTGGCCAGGTATTGGGTATCGATGCTGATCTCGTAATGCCGGATAAACGTTTGAGTGTATTTGAAGGAGCGATCGCGCCGTGGAGAGGTGAAAAAATGGGCGAATACAAAGAGGCCCTCGTTAAAGTGGCCCGCAAATTTAACTTCCCCATACACAAACCGATAGCAGACCTTACTAACGAACAGGTGCAGCTGTTGTGGACCGGTAATGAACATTTCTACGGACTCAATGAGTTCTTCAAAATGGTAGAGCAGAACCTCTACAAAGTGCAATACCGTGTACTGCAGGCACGCTATCGCGGACGTACCATATGCCCCGATTGCGGCGGCGGCCGTCTGCGTAAGGAAGCACTCTACATCAAGGTGGGCGGCGACAACATCGCACAGCTGGTAGACATGCCCGTGGCAGACCTGAAAACATGGTTCGACAACCTCGAACTGAATGAATATGATCTGCAGGTAGCCAAACGTATCCTGTTTGAAATCAATCATCGTCTGAAAACATTGCTGGACGTAGGGTTAGGATACCTTACACTCAACAGGGTGGCCAATACCCTCAGTGGTGGCGAAAGTCAGCGTATTCAGCTGACCCGCACCCTGGGCAGTAACCTCACCAACTCCATGTACAT
Encoded proteins:
- a CDS encoding thiolase family protein, translated to MQVAYIVDAVRTPIGRYGGVLSTVRPDDMLAHVLKALMSRNPSVDPAAIEDVIAGAANQAGEDNRNVARMSALLAGLPVTVAGNTVNRLCASGMQAIMDAARAVMCGEGEVYLAGGVESMTRAPFVMGKADGPFSRKSEMFDTTLGWRFTNKALADLYHPYSMGETAENVARQWKIGREEQDLFALNSQQRYAAAQQAGRWNDEIIPVTITLNKEEQVISRDEHPRETTLEKLASLRPAFAKDGSVTAGNSSGINDGAAAVMIVSEKALQRFNLKPLAMVRAIGVAGVDPSIMGVGPIPATRKALQRAGLTIDQLHLAEFNEAFAVQVLACMRDLSVNPDIVNVNGGAIAIGHPLGCSGARITATLLHEMKRRPEARYGLATMCIGVGQGAAMVFEKC
- a CDS encoding RNA polymerase sigma factor, yielding MYKLCDEQLITLFKKGHTSALEELVHRHKDKVYTSILLLVKDSFLAEDIFQDTFIKIIDTIRAERYTEKGKFLPWAMRIAHNLCVDHFRKIKRTPMIKTGDDKDIFDVLGFSDACVEDKIITRQSHDRVRIMLDMLPEEQREVIILRHYAELSFKEIADLTQVSINTALGRMRYGLINLRKMMTEKQICL
- the uvrA gene encoding excinuclease ABC subunit UvrA produces the protein MATKTKKKETIIDPQQVNPQDNIFIKGARVHNLKNVSVSIPRNKMVVVTGVSGSGKSSLTMDTLYAEGQRRYAESLSAYARQFLMRMNKPDVDYIKGICPAIAIEQKVITRTPRSTVGSMTEIYDYLRLLFGRIGKTYSPVSGQLVKKHEVSDVVDFITTLKHGSKVLLLVPFRRHAKRDVKEELNILMQKGFSRLYSPAAEGNGLLRIEELIEQKKPAVPADAWVLIDRLVTKDFEEDDKHRIADSVQTAFYESEGDCYVEVDGKNITHFANRFELDGIQFEEPVPNLFSFNNPYGACPTCEGFGQVLGIDADLVMPDKRLSVFEGAIAPWRGEKMGEYKEALVKVARKFNFPIHKPIADLTNEQVQLLWTGNEHFYGLNEFFKMVEQNLYKVQYRVLQARYRGRTICPDCGGGRLRKEALYIKVGGDNIAQLVDMPVADLKTWFDNLELNEYDLQVAKRILFEINHRLKTLLDVGLGYLTLNRVANTLSGGESQRIQLTRTLGSNLTNSMYILDEPSIGLHARDTHRLINVLKELRDLGNTVVIVEHDEQIMEEADYIIDMGPLASHLGGEVIFAGTYQEILTDPKSLTGKYLGGTLRIDPPQKLRKWKKAITLEGCRQHNLKDITVDFPLEVLTVVTGVSGSGKTTLVKQILYPALMKLKGEFAERVGYHKVMKGAVDDITQIEMVDQNPIGKSSRSNPVTYIKAYDEIRDLYAKQPLSKMRGFQPKHFSFNVDGGRCDACKGEGEVVVEMQFLADVHLLCESCGGKKFKDEVLEVTYKNKNIYEILELSVDEALEFFKDEKDVCNKIKPLSDVGLGYIKLGQSSDTLSGGEAQRVKLASFLGKGKAQGKILFIFDEPTTGLHFHDIKKLLNSFNALIDQGHTVLVIEHNLDVIRSADWVIDLGPEGGAGGGNLLYTGVPEGLKKVKESYTGKFI